A region of the Leptolyngbya sp. CCY15150 genome:
AGGTCATGGGCGATAGGCTGATTAGGTGATCGGCCTGGGCTCGCATCTCTTCTCCAACGCCGTCCGGCCCGCCGATGATAAAGGCGAGGGGCGTGGCTCCGGCTTGGCGAATGAAGTCAGCAAATTCTAACGAGGTGTAGCCCTTGCCCCATTCCGATAGCACAATCACCCTGTCTTGAGACTGGAGGAGCGATCGCACCTTTTGGGCCTCCTTCGCCGGCGTCGAGTCCTTAATTTCCGTAATGCTCAACTCCGGCAACCGCTTCCAATACTCCTGGATACCTTGCTGAATCCAGCCTTTCTTCACCTTACCCACGGCAATAATTCTAGGACGCATGGCACCTACGGCGACTCCGGCACCGACTCCGCTGGAGCATCTGCCCCGCGCCCTGCCACCGCCTGCACCACAAACCGAGTAGCCAGATGGGACAACAAGCCCATGGGCCCGGCAAACAAACACAGGAGGAGGGAGTGAATCGTCCACACCCCGGTGCGTAGACCTTCTTGATAAATCCAGCGCCCCACAAACAGATCCATCACCAAGAAATGCACCCAGCCGGTCGCCGTAATCTGGGGATCGGAGAACAGGCGTGCCAGATCGGTCAAGGTGGGATTGGCAAAGGATTCTGCCGTCTCGGGAGAAAGCCCAGTAATAAAGAGATAGATATAAACAACCGCTAGGATGGCAAAGGGCACCGTCGAGTTGATAATTCGCTGAGTAATGCCCCATTTGGGCAGCACAATCATCAGCAACCAGAAGGGCAAGACAAACACGTTTGCCCCATCAAAAATTACGTCAAGAGTCATCCAATCAGGTCAGGGCAGAGTCCCTGGGCGAGAGAGCACCCCTATAATACCGTTCCTCTCTTGCCGATCCAGACCTACGCTCCGATCGCGACTCCCTGGGCGATCGCGATCGCTCCCCTAGACACCATCCTGATGTCCTCCCAACTAGCGCTGAGCAAACACCCTTACGATGGCTTGATGAAAAGACCCTAATGCTTGCATGGGAGCAATCCTGTGCCTATCTTCTCTACCAGACTGTGGCGCTTTACTGGCTTACATCACGAGATATGTCAGATTAGGTCAAGATTTTCATCGCTGTGTTTAGACTTTTGTAACTCTTGTTGAGTGTTGTATGTCTGCTTTCCCAATCATCCGCTCAACCGATAAAGTAGAAAATGAAAAGAAGATTAAGACTAGCGGAGAGCTTATATGACTCCCTTACTCCTCAGACAATTTTGGTCCTTAATCGAAGCAACGCAGTCCAAGACGTTGTTGAGCTTAGATGATCAAACCCTTATCCAATGGCTCACTCGCCAACTTGGCATGGAATTTTCTCTGAACCACTGTGAGGTTGACACCCTCAATCACTACATTTCGTCCAGACTGTCTCTGATTCGAGACATCGCTGATGCGCGCTAACAGCAATGAGCATCCGTGCAGCCGGCACGTCCTGCCTCGCCTTCGTTACCCTA
Encoded here:
- a CDS encoding 23S rRNA (pseudouridine(1915)-N(3))-methyltransferase RlmH, with protein sequence MRPRIIAVGKVKKGWIQQGIQEYWKRLPELSITEIKDSTPAKEAQKVRSLLQSQDRVIVLSEWGKGYTSLEFADFIRQAGATPLAFIIGGPDGVGEEMRAQADHLISLSPMTFTHEMARLFLVEQLYRAKAILNNTGYHK
- a CDS encoding ABA4-like family protein gives rise to the protein MTLDVIFDGANVFVLPFWLLMIVLPKWGITQRIINSTVPFAILAVVYIYLFITGLSPETAESFANPTLTDLARLFSDPQITATGWVHFLVMDLFVGRWIYQEGLRTGVWTIHSLLLCLFAGPMGLLSHLATRFVVQAVAGRGADAPAESVPESP